The genomic window AGAAATGATGGTCATAGGACCAGACTGGAGACTATATGCACAAGAATAAAAGCATCAATTTCTATCAACAGTACATGATTCTTTTAAGTTCGTTCATACGACATTTTTGGGACCAATGTGTTGGTCTTGTCTAGAGGCAAACTGCAAGAAAAGATGTATTCAAGAATAGGCTTCAAGTTGTTAATAAAGTATCAAAATCGTTTACTGGTCAACAGTGTTGTTTCAAATCCAgtaaaagaggaagagaatcggatattataaatatatatcaatagAAAGGTCTTTAACAAACACTTAAAACTTCACTTTCCATTTTGTAGAGTACGACATCTATCCTTTACCACACAATCAGAGAATActgagagatagagagaagagaagaagagactcaATTTGCAAACAAACATCTGGTTTTCGTACATCCCAATCTGTGTTGCAGGCTGCTACACGGTTTATCTTCTATCGGTAACCAACTGGTTGTCATGGTGTTTTAAAGCAATGTTGAAGGATTTGGGTAATGAAAGAAGTAACTTAGTTGCCCCATACATTGTCCCAACCACCGCCACCACCTGGTGCAGCAGTTTTAGGCCCCTCGAGGTAGTTCTGGTTTCCATGTGGCTGGTGTGGTAAAGGTAGCCCATTAGGCCCTTGTGGTGGCTGCTGCATCTTTCTAGGCCTTGTTCTCACCCCAAGCATACGCAGTACAAATCTTGCTAATTCTCCATATAACATACCACCACGATCAAATAGCTGAGGACAAATAAATGATTGGTTAACATGAGAACAATGAAATGGATCAAGGAACCAGTAAAATACGAGTtggtagaagaaaaaaacaggaAGGAACCTGAAGAAGGGCAGACATGAACATGTGAAAGGCCTGTGTGTTTTGATCTATAAGCATCGCTACACGGCCAAAGAAATTCACAGCACCTTGCATCTGtcatcaatcaaaacatgAACACTTTATGTTATACAGTACTACCTTATCATTATcaacttcttttatttcttatacaaaataaagtaTGAATAATGAACAATACCACACGGAGAAATGATATCCAGAAGCCTGGTGGAGATGGAGGTTGATTAAAAGGGTCATTTGGATCTTGACTACCATAAGGACCACCCATTCCCATTCCCATCCCCATTCCCATTCCCGTTCCCATACCCATACCATAACCACCCATCGTGCCACCATAACCACCCATCGCACCACCACCATACATGCCTGAACTTCCATAGAgcccaccaccaccataacCTCCTCTATACATGCTACTACCTCCATACATCCCACCACCATATGA from Arabidopsis thaliana chromosome 3, partial sequence includes these protein-coding regions:
- the PEX13 gene encoding peroxin 13 (peroxin 13 (PEX13); Has 58927 Blast hits to 16541 proteins in 1193 species: Archae - 47; Bacteria - 25769; Metazoa - 16443; Fungi - 3404; Plants - 6224; Viruses - 432; Other Eukaryotes - 6608 (source: NCBI BLink).); the protein is MASQPAGGSPPKPWEKEGNTSGPNPFRPPSNTSTAGSVEASGTANPGEVVPPPVNRPNTAANMNSLSRPVPARPWEQQNYGSTMGGGYGSNLGMTSGYGSGTYGSALGGYGSSYGGGMYGGSSMYRGGYGGGGLYGSSGMYGGGAMGGYGGTMGGYGMGMGTGMGMGMGMGMGGPYGSQDPNDPFNQPPSPPGFWISFLRVMQGAVNFFGRVAMLIDQNTQAFHMFMSALLQLFDRGGMLYGELARFVLRMLGVRTRPRKMQQPPQGPNGLPLPHQPHGNQNYLEGPKTAAPGGGGGWDNVWGN